The following proteins come from a genomic window of Thermostichus vulcanus str. 'Rupite':
- a CDS encoding Uma2 family endonuclease, whose protein sequence is MIAHPYPKISPHEYLAQERQAEIKSEYIDGDVVAMTGASRQHNLISLNIAASLHSQLRSRPCEIYMGDMRVAVDEAEFYTYPDIVVVCEDPQFLDGELDTLLNPTLLIEVLSPSTASYDRGEKFSRYRQLSSLQEYLVVAQSTPAIEHYRKQSRREWILVDITDPEALIELPSIQCQLAMKDIYEKVNFDSE, encoded by the coding sequence ATGATTGCCCACCCTTACCCAAAAATCTCTCCTCACGAATATCTTGCTCAAGAGCGGCAAGCTGAGATCAAGAGCGAATACATTGATGGTGATGTCGTGGCCATGACCGGGGCTAGCCGTCAACACAACCTGATCTCTCTCAATATTGCTGCCAGTCTCCATAGTCAGCTCCGCTCCAGACCCTGTGAGATCTATATGGGGGATATGCGGGTGGCCGTGGATGAAGCAGAGTTCTACACCTACCCTGATATTGTCGTGGTCTGTGAGGATCCCCAATTCCTCGACGGTGAGCTGGATACCCTACTGAATCCCACCCTGCTGATAGAGGTGTTGTCGCCTTCTACTGCATCTTATGACCGAGGAGAGAAATTCAGCCGCTACCGCCAACTTTCGTCTTTGCAAGAGTATCTGGTTGTGGCTCAATCAACTCCAGCAATCGAGCATTACCGCAAACAAAGTCGGCGAGAGTGGATCTTGGTAGACATCACCGATCCTGAAGCCCTGATTGAGCTGCCCTCCATCCAGTGCCAACTGGCTA
- a CDS encoding Uma2 family endonuclease: protein MLTTPTRQHLPEQRVIFHHLTWDRYQQILQALSEHRSSRLIFDRGTLEITMPLEEHEFLVRMIDLLVRILATTWIGRIKTMGSTTLDYPNLDRGAEPDNAYYLQNQPKVKGRTVDLTQDPPPDLVVEVDITHSDINKLALYAAMGIPEFWQFNGEELQIYQLTSQGYQEVEISPSFPGFPKSKLYQFLTEAREDEIQAERTLRNWILENKT from the coding sequence ATGCTCACAACTCCCACTCGCCAACATCTCCCCGAACAGAGAGTGATCTTCCATCACCTCACCTGGGATCGCTACCAGCAGATCCTACAAGCCTTGAGCGAACACCGATCCTCTCGTTTGATCTTTGACCGAGGCACTCTGGAGATCACCATGCCCCTCGAAGAGCATGAATTCTTGGTCAGGATGATTGATCTCTTGGTGCGCATCCTGGCAACTACATGGATTGGGCGAATCAAGACCATGGGATCCACGACCTTGGACTATCCCAACCTGGATCGTGGAGCAGAACCTGACAATGCCTACTACTTACAAAACCAACCCAAGGTGAAAGGCCGCACTGTCGATCTTACCCAGGATCCTCCTCCTGATCTGGTGGTGGAAGTTGACATTACTCACAGTGATATCAATAAGCTGGCACTCTACGCTGCCATGGGGATCCCTGAATTCTGGCAATTCAACGGTGAGGAGTTGCAGATCTATCAACTCACCTCACAAGGCTATCAGGAGGTAGAGATCAGCCCTAGCTTCCCTGGCTTTCCCAAGAGCAAACTCTACCAATTCTTGACTGAGGCAAGGGAGGATGAAATCCAAGCTGAACGCACCCTACGCAACTGGATCCTGGAGAACAAGACATGA